From the genome of Seriola aureovittata isolate HTS-2021-v1 ecotype China chromosome 18, ASM2101889v1, whole genome shotgun sequence:
GGAGCTGATGGGGGATGCCATGGTAACCACCGAACAGGTGCGCCTCACACCTGACATGCAGAGCAGGCAGGGGGCAGTATGGAGCCGCATTGTGAGTATATGCTGTACATCTCCTGGTACAGGTAGAACTACAGTACACTGCATCCTGAGCATTGGAGTGTTGTCTTCAGTGCTGCAACTAACGATAATATACGGATAATGATAATATCATTATCCGTTAATCTTTTGATTATTTACATGATTCATCATTCATTGTTTCACCTAttgaatgtcagaaaattgtggaAAAAATGCCAAGTATAATTCCCCAGAGCACATGGTGGTCTTCATATTACTTTTGTCTGACCCACAGTCCAAAACGCAGAGATACTCAGCAACACAGAagagcagcaaatcctcaaatttgagaagctgagTATGTGTCATTTTGGCATTAGAAAAATGGCCAAAATAtcaattgattatcaaaataatagGTGATTAATATTCTGTTGGTCCTGTACAGGATCAACTGCCTAATTACTTCAGCCCTACTTGTGATATCCCAGTTTGCTATTTCACAAATGGGGGCTTCGAGTATACCAATCACACTATACATGTTAGAAGAATAAAGAGCTGTGCAGCAGCCTGATGTAATGGTGGGTGCATTTCTAATGATTGTACCTCTCAGAAGCGGATAATAACAGTACTCTTTGGAAATGTGCTGGTTATATTTAGTCTTGAGAGGGGATGCTATATTAAAGTATGGGTTCGGTGTGGTGGAGCACAGCGGGAGGAAGTTTAAGCAACTATTTCTTGTTTCAGACGGAGCATTGCTGCCACTCAAcagctcagctctgtgtgtctgtgatttgtGTTCTCTTTTAACCGTTAACTGTCAACCTGGCATCAGCCCTAACCCCAGTCTGTCATCtctgtaaaataaattctaATGCCAAATGAAGCAGGGAAACCAGAAGACTAGTCTAGGTGTGGTCAGGTCCTGGTGAGATTGGATTTGCCTCTTATTATCCTCTCATATGTTTATTGGCTAGTTATTGCAGTAAACACTATATATTTCACTGGCTtttattaggttttttttttgtgtttccagcCATGCCATCTGAAGGACTGGGAGATGCAGGTGCATTTTAAGATTCACGGGCAAGGAAAGAAGAACCTGAATGGTGACGGGCTGGCCATTTGGTACACTAAGGAACGCATGCAGAAAGGTAAGAGCCATATTTACCCAACCGTACTTTTTTAATCTCAGAAGAAAACTCATTTTTATACATCATTATCACCCTGTCTTCAAATTCTTTTACAGGTCCTGTATTTGGAAATGTGGACAACTTCACTGGGTTGGGTGTGTTTGTGGACACGTATCCCAATGAGGAGAAACACATAGAGGTATGCTGCAGTGGCACGGCTTGGATCTCACCTGTTCCCTGAAAAGTAAAGTGAAGGGTTAATGGACAAGTGCTCTTGCAGATTTGTGTAAAggggctgtgtttgtgttcttttgtgCAACCATTTGGAGACAGGCGCAGAAGAAGAGATACACTCCTCGCACACAGGTAACCATTCCACCCAACCCTATTTCTAATCTCATTGTACAGTCTCCAATGGCCCCCGAGCaagcttctctttttctttttttttgtccctgcatggttgctgtgtggttgtttttgggTCTTAGTCAGAGTGATGTAAATTTCAAAATGGTTATAAAAttaaacagcaaaagaaaaaatctaatattGCCTTTGAGTATATTTGATATGAATAATACTACAAAAAGGCATCAGTGAAACAGTCAATGCATGtttgtaaatatgaataatgaACAGCATTGCGTCTTTATGcctttttatctttgtttctttaagaAAACCTTCATGTTGTAATTGCAAAGCATCATTGTcctctatttcattttttaaataaacagcagagCCTCCTCTACAGCCTGGTTCTAGTTGTCTGAATTGTCAAGGAAGTGGTCTGAATTTTTTTCAGCAAATCAAACAGTGGATTGAAAATAAAAGGGCAATTATCAGGCTTTCATAAATGATGCTGGCATGTCTGCACTATATGTTTTGACATACAAAAGTCACATAAGGTTTTGAATAGAAACGTCCTCTGCTTACATGACAgcataatgtgaaaatgtaattcctGTTAAAAAATGCttctgcatgtgtttatgtggcTTAGCTGCAAAGTGTGAGCAATCACCATCACCTCTCAGTGCTATAACAGTATATGATAACTGACTAATTTCATTTCCTTATTTCTCTCCTTTCCCACTGTGACCACAAGAGGATTTTCCCCTTCGTTCTGGCCATGGTGGGAAACGGCAGCATCAGCTACGACCACGAGCGAGATGGTCGTCCCACAGAGCTGGGCGGCTGTAATGCCATGGTGCGAAACCTCAAACATGACACTTTCCTCTTCATCCGATACATCCGCCGCAGGCTCACGGTGAGAGACGCGCACGAATAACACCGCTGGCCACATGCAGACACTTTTTCATGTCCTCAATAGATAAATACCACAAGTTATTACTTTGTCATATAAATGCAGTATTGAATTATGTAATATCTTCTATTAGTGAATGGATAGCTGAAGGGCTCAAGAGTTTGGGCAGCAGCATGTTTATACTGTAAATTGCAACCTCAGTTGTCTACATAACCTTacacatgtgtgtttatactcaAATCCAGTCCTAGATTTTACTTGCAAAACAAATTCAGAGAACTCAGTAAACCTGCTCCCggaaaaacagatatttttacTCTGTGACCTTCTGAAAGTCACCGCAGCTTCCTGATTGCGTCTGTTCCTCAGGTGATGATAGATATCGACGGGCAGCATGAGTGGAGGGACTGCCTGGACATACCTGGGGTGCGGCTGCCCCAAGGCTATTATTTTGGAGCTACAGCCATCACTGGAGATCTCTCAGGTAAACAGCTGTCACCATCCCAAACAGCTCCCGCGTAATGGTGACTGTTGCACCTCAAGCACCACTCAGACTATTTTTAGCCCTGCCTCTGTGACCTCGTCACACAACACTGGGTGTCTGGCATACTGTGAATCTGTATGTATTTCTTAGAAACACTTGAGTATGATGGGTGACTTTGATGAATCTGATGTTGTACAGATGTGATGAGACAGttattacaaatatattattttgcaTAATCAAGTACCTTGTATATGCGCCGTAACACAGTTAGAGTCTGTTATCTTTCCTACtttcaaagtctgtttttatctaAATCTGAAAAAGCTCGGCTGTGTTTGCGTCATTGATTTAGGGTAGACAAACAGCTTTCCACAAGATACAGCGATCACTGACACGAGTATTGGTGTATGGATGTGAACTGTAGGTCATCATACTATGACCAATAGTTGGAGAGGGGATTAAAATTTGGGGGAATTGATCCTTTAAGTAATCCGACTGGATACACTGTGATAAATGCAGAATGTAGAATATAACTCAGTCAGCTGAACGTCTTTTACGAGCAAACATGAGAATGGTGACAGCGCATTCattagaataaaatgttttatgttgctGACAGTCACTTTCATTCATAGGAAATGgttatgcagttttttttctcagtttctcttGTTCTCTAAATGTAATTGTATTTCCTGGTTCTCGGTTTACAGATAACCATGACATAATTTCCCTGAAACTGTACCAACTCACTGTGTTGCGGAGTccaaaggaagaggaagaggaggaggaagacgaaaTAACCATACCCAGTGTAGATAACATGGAGCTCCTCAGAagtaagacaaacacacatattactGCTGCTTGTCACTGctctttcctccatctcttctctccATAACACCCTCAGTATTCCCTCACTCCCTTCACTCTGCCTTGTCcctctgtttcttctcctccagtgGGCGAGAGCGAAGAGGGGATGAGTGGAATAGCTATATTCTTCACCGTGCTCTTCTCCATGCTGGGCTGCATCTTCCTCATCGTCATTGGCCTGGTTGTGTACAGCCACTGGAACGAGAGCCGACGCAAGCGCTTCtactgaggaagaggaagacggaGAAAGGGGGATGGTGATCGTGGTAACTACTGAGGTCCGCGGACCCAGCTGCACAAAAGTGAGACACTGCTGTCGGCCAGTAGAGCGCAGTAGCTTCTTTTATCCTGACAGGAGGTGGAGTAGATGTATCACCTGCGACACAAAGCCATTCTCCAACTCTGCCATTGGTAGTCATGAAGCAGTAGGAGGACTTTATTTTACCCTTCGTCCTCAGCCCCTGCCTGACACTCACCAACTCGGCCTTACCATCTCCACCTCTGTACTCGTTACACAGCAGACGTGCAGTACAGTGTATTACATGACTTCTTGTGAgcagctgctttttattttttgttaccTTTCGCCACATTTGACgaatatgggaaaaaaaaactaaagctTGGTTCACTGATGTTGATTTTATTGCTAagagaaatataaatacataagtATCTGATTGTTCCTACTCAAGACTCATGAACCAAACAACACTAAAAACCACTGATGCCATCTTTACTGAACAAAGATGCTTCTCTACTCCTCGCATTAGAAAAACCTCTCAGTGCTCTGTACTCAATCATTTTGACTTTGTGTACTATTTAACGTACTATATATTATTATCCTGTAGTTGCTGTAGTATGCATGACATCCGTTGAGGTCATcccactgtttttttgtttttacattatgCTTTACTgcttgatgtgtttgtgtgcagcataTGAAAAACTGACCTCTGCCTCATTGGTGCATGTGCTGATGGCAAAGATTTGGGTGTTTCAGGGATTAATTTAGTGTAAAATTAAatggaaatttttattttttatcagtattggttttccacaaaatgtttatatatactTTAACAGTGTGCGTTTCCCCtgatttgaataataataacgtATTTGAGGAAGTGGATCAAATTTCTTGATCAGTTTACAGCAAATTTCTCTAAAGAGATTTTAAATAtgatacatttaaattttagAAATGAACCTTTGCACTGAAGGGAGGGCTGAGGGTGGTTAAATAGAATTTTAATGACAACTCATttatcactttttgtttgtgtttcttgtaacatgtaaacacattacATGTTCTTCTGTTAAATGTGTCACACAGTGTATGTTTTTGCAGTGAACTGCTGGTTGGGGCTCTGGTGTTGGCCAGCTGTTGTTGactcatcctcatcttcctctatATGTTCTTCCTCATGTCAACATCATAGATCTTTTATGTAGTGCTTTGTTTTTGACTGTGCAATTTATGAGGACACCCTCGTTTCCTCATTTCCTGTAGCCACTTTTACAGCCGCCCTACCTTATTTATACTCTGTTGTTTGTTTCGTATGAAAACTGTGCCTCATTATTCATTCAGTGACccacaaattatgttttataacCATTTTATCTCGTTTCTTCCTTCAAACCTATTTGAATTGCCTCATTAGACCTACATAGATATTGTTGTTTATGACCTCTGGGTTCTACAGTGGGTTATGTACATAACAGTAACACACAGAGTACTTCAAGTAACCTTAGTTGTTCTACATTTATGAATGAAATACTCATGTTTCTAGCTGAAGCACAGAGAAAAAGGTTTAGGAATAGACCGcctttttcaaatatattcttACAAACTGCAATACAGAAACCTCATGATCAGACTTTTTGAACTTTTAGTGAGTTAGGACAAGAGGTTGTGTGTTATCCTAATTATTGGATGACATAACATCCCGTCAATAATTAAGACCAACTGCCTGAGGTGCTTCTCCCAGCCGTGTGACAGTCCTCCAGATCAATTTTTCAGCTTTGTCACATGCTGAGGTGGGGCACCATTTTCACTCTGAAGTCCATAAAGTCCATCACCCTTTGAGCACATGAGACATGACgaagcttttttttcctcaagttttaaaaatgtttaagacAAAATACAAGGATCCTGCAAATGGCTACTTGTAGTTAAATGCATGAATTCAGAACATTTTATGGCAAGAAATAGCAAGAGTCAGTCAGTTGAGTgtcaatgtttgttttattaaaaaaataaaatacaaatgatgACCCAAAGAGTACACAGCAGACTTCTTACTAAAACCAAAGCATTTTATGTGTATTTCAgtgctttaatttttttttcctctttttccactTTACtcattttggcttttttttttttttttttaattattaggATAACAATGTAGAAAGAGACTGGTGTGTGTTAGTAGATACCTGCTTCCTTCTCAAACTATGATGTTCCTCAttttggcattaaaaaaaacccacatagcTCAATCGCGGCACCTCCATCTGTTTGGTATTATCTATGGTTGAGGATAAAGTAGTTTCCAGGTTGCTTGACAGAAACGATCACACTCATAATGAGGATATTTTTTCTCATACAAGGTCAGAGTTGAGGGTTCCACAAGTCATTTCTGTATCAGCCTAATGTGTGCTGGTCTAATGCGAGCTGACTGTGTTCCATGTTGAGGTCTTTCATATgcataatatataaaaattcagAAACTGATGGTGTCATAGTAACTGTGGATTAAAAGGCAACAGTTAAATATTAAGTCAGTGAATATTTATGaagatggaaaaagaagaaaactgttgTTTAAACTGAGAAACCCAACACACTGAATTATTGCAACAAACAAGAGGGATGGAAAAGTTTGAAAAGAGACCATAACATATCAAATAAGAATTCatccaacaaaaacaatatattcaaCTTTCCTTCGGCTTATACAACTTTATAATGTGGTTTATTCATACATCAGGAGTAAGAAGTGTTAGTGGTTGAGGAGGCAAACAAGAAAAAGCCaacaagagggaaaaaaaagaatatataaacTAGAATGGCTTTTTAACTCAAAGCTCCTCAGCTGACACTGAAGCACACATACTCACCACATCACTGTAGTAGCATtacaagtatatatatatatatatatatatatatatatattttatttttttttacaagttttcttgtttagtttttttttttacatgtacacAGACCAACCGATGTAGattacagtacagtgcagtgcCACAAGTACTGAGAGTTATATTGCTTGTACTGGTGCCCACAGATAAATGAcggagaaagtgagagaggggTCGCAGCATATAACAGTAGGTTTATGTTGTTGCATAGCCTAGTTGAGTAAAGTACAATACACTACAGAGATGCGTGATGCAGAAACTAAGACAGGCAATAACCATGAAACGACTGCTTTGGCTTTATGAAACTGGTGGgtcaaaaatgtgttaatttaaaACTCTAGCACTGCCCGTTAAAGACGACCCTGAGAGTGGGAAACCAAACAGACCATCGTCATGCCAAcaaccgcacacacacagacacacagacatatatacacacacacacacacacacagagcggtGAAAACAGCGATGATCCGTGTAGCGTGGAGATATCAGCGACTTTGGTAGATTATTCTGTCGACACTTCTGCATGGGTGGATGTGCCCTCCTGTTTCCAGGGGTCCGCATGCAGAGCGGtgcagatgagagaaaaaaacacacaacaacaaacagctaCAGCGTTGGCTACCGTTTCTGTTACCAAGACAGAGCCCGGGTGGAGGGTGGAGTCACGGTCCACAAAGACCCGACGGAGCAACGCAAAAACATGCAACTAGTTACATAAGGAAGAATTGTTCTCACTGGGCGGGGAGGGGGTCTggggggatggagggatgtCGCATCACGCACCTCCGTTGAGGTTGACAAAATCAAAAAGGCAAAGTTAGAGcctataaaacaaacatttacaatcAGCTATTGTTAAATATGAGCTCTGCCTGAACATTAAAGGACATCCACATCCAAACACTGACCATGTTCACATTGCAAATTTCTGACCATGTTCAGATGGTGGATCTCGGCAACTGTGGCTTTAAATGAACAGCAAAGAGCAGACGAATCTCTCAatgaaatggatggatggatgtttgtcCACAGTTGATGACTGATATAGCCCTTAATCTCAGTAAACATGTGAAACCCAGGGAGGCCAAGTTGTTTGGCAATGGGAAAACTATGCACCTCCAGTTCATTCATGCAAAAAATCATTCTCTCATTCCTCAGCCCCCTCCATTTTGTCTACATATGTATACAAATAAGCAAAACTGCACCTTAGTAAAAAGGTTACACAGCAATCTCTTGTTGggagttctttttttttttctcctaccacaaaacacaaatagGATGAATCAAAACCAGAGCATAGAAAACTAAaatgagacttttttttcttttttaaacttattttccTCATGCTTTTGAGTCAGTTAATTTCACAAACTAATTGCAACCAGATCCacggaacaaaaacaaagtgagaacAAACTCAACAATCTGATCTTCACAAATTCCATCAGTGCCACTACTAACTAAGATACACAGTATTTTAAAATTCAACACAACCACCCCTCATATACAAAAGCATTCTAAGTTAAACTACGGAACATCTTAACCGTGTGGCTTTAAAAGGTTTATAAACCACATCCTTTGCTCACAAAGCGAGCACACTTTCTCGGAACAGGCTCagatgcttttctctgttgataCAATAGCACTGCCCCTGCTCTGAAGCAATCATGCTTGGAACAACACAAGTAATACCATTCAAAAGAAATCCAGAACAAACCCACTTAACTACATCTACTCTAGTAAGGCAGTAGCACATCTGTTCCCGCATACAGAGGCTATATTTTATTGTGCAATTACATAATCAAGACATTTTCTCTCTAGGGGTGCAGCAAGGCAGCTTGAGGTGtgttggtcaaaaaaaaaatgtcttctaTTACTTTTGCTAATGGGTGTGCAGTCATGCTCACAGTGTAACAGCTCCTCTGAAAAGGTCATTGTCATGTTAGTATGGCTTCATATTTAAACACCTGCTGAACTACGCAACACAAGGACTGCAAACCTAACACTAGTGCAGCACAACTGGCTAACAGCATGTTTGATTGACTAGGCCTATTTAACGAACATGAGACAAAATCTCTCATCTTTCAATTTAAGCCTCATTTGGTTTCACTTTATATGTAGACATTAGGTGCACTGTACCTCTTGTACTGGTTTTCCACAACAGTAAGTACTctagctcaaatggtagagcacagacacaaaataatACAACCATAACCAGAACAGAGCTCTGGGCTGGTAGTTGGAGGAAAGATGAAATGCTTTCATGTGCCACTGAGCTGCATGGGTCCCAGAATTATACACATCTATGTGTCATGTCTTGTTAAGAGGCCAAGAATTTCCTAAATGTGTCCTTGTCAGAGTTCAATCAGTGCTGAAAATAAAGACATGCCAAGCAATTTTAATGTCTGAATAAATATATCCAACAAGCATGAATCATTCGCATTAACTCCCCACTTAGCAAGCTTGAAATTTATGATCTTTATGAGTCTGTAAAGTGACAACTGGAAGTTTAAAATGCTAATTCAACCAGGAGACTGTTGGAGACTGCTTGGGGCATTCTTACTTTTGATGAAGTAATCTAGATCATAAAATAGTAGGAGCAGTACTTTGTGAGCGTGCGTGTTTTTGTGAAGCAGATTGACTGACCTGAGTCTTTACACTGTGCCCACTTCCTCACACATTATGAGAGCAGACAAATAAAACGTTGTTGTTCCGAACCAAATTCCCAATGAAACATTAACTGACTTATCAGTCACTGCTGGTCTTGCAAAGACTTTTATCTTGTGATGAATAACAGTTTTGATTTGTGGCTGTTTTCCTCTATGACAACACCCAGTTCAACTTCTATGCCTTGAATTCATACTACAGTATACTGGGCAGGCAACATGCAAGGCAGAGCAGCATGCAGTTAATCACAATAGATTCTGCATCTGTGCCATCACTGACTAGACTGCAGAGCAAAGCCTGCATTCACCTCAACTTTCTAATGCACCCACCCTCTGCCTCCAATGGAAAATACCACTGCAAATCCCTCACACTGCCAAGAGCTACAGGGGCCACAGAGAACCGAGACAACACCAGCTAACTAGCTACCAGTTCAGCATAACAGCAAAGAGCGGCTCACATGGTCGTAACAACACAAGGAAACCAGATCCAGGGCATCTGAACTTAAACCTCAGTCCATTTCTTTATCCTAACATCTGGGTATGGAGTTGCCACTGTAGCCCACTGTCATTTTGACAAATAGATGAGCAAAGCAAGTAGCACAACCGCtagaaaatgttaattaacTCAAATATAAACATAGAAATTCATGCCTCATGCAAAAAAACAGTGCTTCAATTGTTAACCCACCTCAGTACTGAGTAAGTATTTCAACCAGGTACTACAGCACTaaagatatacacacacaaacctttcCTACTGCACTAAAACACCCAACTCACTAGTTACACACTTTAGCAGCCCGTCAGGAGCTTTGTTGCGATTAATGGTGACACCTGTGGCATTTACTGAAGCACAGCTggttatgaaatgaaaaaaaaaaaagcaagtacATCCTTCATCATTAACATCCAAACTATATACTGAGCAATACAATCGCTCTGACATAATCCTAACATAGAGCCACCACAAAGCTTTTTATTGATTACAAAATTGGTGGTATAGCCCTCCTGGCAATTTCTATCAATTAAATGCAGAAACAGGAGTGGGGAGATCACTTGCACACAATCAATAAATCACAAAGAGCTGATCACTCTTTACCTACAGTCATGCTAATTGGTGACCACAGAGCTGTGGAGACCCCAGTATGGatatcaaaaaggaaaaagtgctGGAGGGAGGATGTATGTCTTTTAAAACCCAGGGACCAAATGAACAAACTCAACTCTTTCCTGCCCCTGCCTCTGCTATTTGTGGGTGTttaggccccccccccccaaatctaGATGCGAAACATCCCACACAACAGAGGACACCAGATGCTGGTTGCCATGACCTCAGAGCTGACATCACCATGCAGCTGTTCCCTAGatttcacagcacacacacaaactctcatcAACATACAGCTCCgggcaaaacaaaatgtgtgctCATGTCAAATTCATCCAGTATCGTCTTAAGT
Proteins encoded in this window:
- the lman2la gene encoding lectin, mannose-binding 2-like a produces the protein MPFKSHWTFAFLILTVSCCFADDDHEMEEFLKREYSLSKPYQGVGSSGSSHWELMGDAMVTTEQVRLTPDMQSRQGAVWSRIPCHLKDWEMQVHFKIHGQGKKNLNGDGLAIWYTKERMQKGPVFGNVDNFTGLGVFVDTYPNEEKHIERIFPFVLAMVGNGSISYDHERDGRPTELGGCNAMVRNLKHDTFLFIRYIRRRLTVMIDIDGQHEWRDCLDIPGVRLPQGYYFGATAITGDLSDNHDIISLKLYQLTVLRSPKEEEEEEEDEITIPSVDNMELLRMGESEEGMSGIAIFFTVLFSMLGCIFLIVIGLVVYSHWNESRRKRFY